Within the Glycine soja cultivar W05 chromosome 3, ASM419377v2, whole genome shotgun sequence genome, the region TATATTACTTTTGTAGTTAATAtgtgatgtatttttttattcataaaagtatttaactttatattaattttttcatatgttatcaatgtaaaaattaaatttcccttactaagttttttttcttcctattatTGGCTCCTTGAGTTGAATTGTTGGCTTCATCATTGTTTCAAGTtacaattaaatgataatataaaatatgtttcacTATTAAAGAGtactaattaaatgataatattttttactagtATTATATCATTTATGAAAATCAATCTAATAAAGTAACCATAATGTATTTTTGTTTAgccatttaacttttttataattttggttgtAACACAGACTATATTAACTAGAAAGAATACTATAACTGGATTAACATATAAAGATGATCCAACTATTTTTGCATGGGAGCTTATGAACGAACCTCGTTGTTCAGAGCTATCTGGAAAACAAATTcaggtactttttttttttttctttcttactttCTCTTCTTGgacatttaatcaattacaaactATCTTAGTTATATGCATGTCTCTCATTGGTCATCATAAATATAAAGTCATTGTGATACATATAAAAAGTGTGTAACTTAAAGGATTGGGTGAGGGAGATGGCTGCCTATGTGAAGTCCATTGATAGCAATCACTTACTCCAAATAGGGCTTGAAGGATTTTATGGTGAATCGATGCCAGAAAGGAAGCAGTTCAATCCTGGATATCAAATAGGAACCGATTTCATTTCTAACAATCAAGTTCCGGAAATCGATTTTACCACCATCCATCTATACCCTCAGTGGTAATTCctctaaaattatttgaatttgttaACTATATACAATATATAACCAATTGTGTAAATCAATAGTGCTAATCTATAAGGTGGATCTGGATGTAGGATGTCTAGGTTTAATGAAACAGCCCAAGATGTCTTTATTAACAATTGGGTCCAAGTCCATATTCAAGACGCAAATGATGTTTTACGGAAACCCATTCTTCTTAGCGAGTTTGGGTTATCTTCAAAGATTTCAGGATATGGCGTGGAGAAAAGGAATAGTTTGTTTGAGAAACTATACAATTTGATATACAAGAGTGCAAGTAACAGGGGGTCATGTGCAGGAGGGCTTTTTTGGCAACTACTGGCCAAAGGAATGGATGACTTTCGTGATGGCTATGAAGTCGTTTTTGAAGAGACTCCTTCAACTACCAATATCATTACTAAACAATCTAAGAAGATGTCAAGTCTTGCATAATTCTATTTCATAAACACATTCTTTCCTTCTAACCAAGCATTCTATCATCTTGGAATAATATAATCTATAGCAATAATAAAGTTCATATGACtatttaaatacatatttttttaaatattttttctattaaattgtAATAAATTACTCATCAGTATGttctattctcattttcacattttatctattgagtcaCTCACGTCTTTCTCTCACATCTTTGTATAAGAGAAagtgatataaaataataaattttacgtcatattttaaaatttaaaaaagaaaaacaagttcgacaatgtttttcttttcacaagGAATGTCATAAcacaaataagaataaaaagaaaaaaagcaaaatcaaaataacactttgaaataaaaaatgtagcTTTTAGAGATAATACAATTTATGCAAGCTTTACTAAATGACCTAATTTATAACTCCTCCTTTAAATTAGTGACTGAGTCTACTAACTATCAATTTTTTGACATTCCTCAATTTTAGTCCATGTCTTAGGCAAGGACAGATCCAGAAACCTTCAATGaaggctatttttttttactttaattatttaaatatttaacttgtaataaaataaatatttaataaataatatttttataaaattatttattagtcatacaagtcaaattaaaattgatttttatttcaaatgataaaaaaagaaatacatatatttataatttgtactattttttttttcaatttttgtttttttgtctgAAGCACAATAACAATAGAAAAAGGATTCACAGTAATCATCTCCcaataaaaagaagataaagttcataaaaagataataactaaaaatagtaaaattttataataattatatataatatacatataaatatgtttataatataatatcaataataataagtaatattAATAGTTAGTATATAGACAAATAATCAAGTTGATCAAGTACAGTGAACCTATTTATTAGTCTTAcaggtaaaattaaaattgatttttatttcaaatgataaaaaaatacatgaatttataattcatattaatttacaTT harbors:
- the LOC114405568 gene encoding mannan endo-1,4-beta-mannosidase 4-like codes for the protein MGFQNLVLMIFMMTLVICQYGNCKDIVNPHHHLHKKNVTKIPNDNGFIQRSDTHFLLNEKSQYFNGFNAYWLMTMASDPSTISKVTTTFQEASQHGLNVARTWAFNDGGYKALQISPGYYDENVFKGLDSVISQAGKNGVWLILSLINNWKDGGGKNQYVQWAKEHGQKVNNEDDFFSHPVIKQYYKNHVKTILTRKNTITGLTYKDDPTIFAWELMNEPRCSELSGKQIQDWVREMAAYVKSIDSNHLLQIGLEGFYGESMPERKQFNPGYQIGTDFISNNQVPEIDFTTIHLYPQWMSRFNETAQDVFINNWVQVHIQDANDVLRKPILLSEFGLSSKISGYGVEKRNSLFEKLYNLIYKSASNRGSCAGGLFWQLLAKGMDDFRDGYEVVFEETPSTTNIITKQSKKMSSLA